Proteins encoded within one genomic window of Mauremys mutica isolate MM-2020 ecotype Southern chromosome 11, ASM2049712v1, whole genome shotgun sequence:
- the TPM1 gene encoding tropomyosin alpha-1 chain isoform X10: MAGLSSLEAVRRKIRSLQQQADSAEEQAGSLQRALDQERALREQAESDVASLNRRIQLVEEELDRAQERLATALQKLEEAEKAADESERGMKVIENRAQKDEEKMEIQEIQLKEAKHIAEEADRKYEEVARKLVIIESDLERAEERAELSEGQVRQLEEQLRIMDQTLKALMAAEDKYSQKEDKYEEEIKILTDKLKEAETRAEFAERSVTKLEKSIDDLEDQLYQQLEQNSRLTNELKLALNED, encoded by the exons ATGGCGGGGCTGAGCTCGCTGGAGGCGGTGCGGAGGAAGATCCGGAGCCTGCAGCAGCAGGCGGACAGCGCCGAGGAGCAGGCGGGCAGCCTGCAGCGGGCCCTGGACCAGGAGCGGGCTCTGCGAGAGCAG GCTGAGAGCGATGTAGCTTCTCTGAACAGACGTATCCAGCTGGTTGAGGAAGAGTTGGATCGTGCTCAGGAGCGTTTGGCAACTGCTCTGCAGAAGCTGGAGGAGGCTGAGAAGGCAGCAGATGAGAGTGAAAG AGGAATGAAGGTCATTGAGAACAGAGCCCAGAAGGATGAGGAGAAAATGGAAATCCAGGAGATCCAGCTTAAAGAGGCCAAGCACATTGCTGAGGAGGCTGACCGCAAGTATGAAGAG GTGGCTCGTAAGCTGGTGATCATTGAGAGCGATCTGGAGCGTGCTGAGGAACGTGCTGAACTCTCAGAAGG CCAAGTCCGACAGCTGGAAGAACAATTAAGAATAATGGATCAAACCTTGAAAGCATTAATGGCTGCAGAGGATAAG TACTCACAGAAGGAAGACAAATATGAAGAGGAGATTAAGATCCTGACTGACAAATTGAAGGAG GCTGAGACCCGTGCTGAATTTGCTGAGAGGTCAGTAACCAAGCTGGAGAAGAGCATCGACGACTTAGAAG ACCAACTCTACCAGCAACTTGAGCAAAACAGTCGCCTAACTAATGAACTAAAGTTGGCATTGAATGAGGATTAA
- the TPM1 gene encoding tropomyosin alpha-1 chain isoform X9, protein MAGLSSLEAVRRKIRSLQQQADSAEEQAGSLQRALDQERALREQAESDVASLNRRIQLVEEELDRAQERLATALQKLEEAEKAADESERGMKVIENRAQKDEEKMEIQEIQLKEAKHIAEEADRKYEEVARKLVIIESDLERAEERAELSEGKCAELEEELKTVTNNLKSLEAQAEKYSQKEDKYEEEIKILTDKLKEAETRAEFAERSVTKLEKSIDDLEDQLYQQLEQNSRLTNELKLALNED, encoded by the exons ATGGCGGGGCTGAGCTCGCTGGAGGCGGTGCGGAGGAAGATCCGGAGCCTGCAGCAGCAGGCGGACAGCGCCGAGGAGCAGGCGGGCAGCCTGCAGCGGGCCCTGGACCAGGAGCGGGCTCTGCGAGAGCAG GCTGAGAGCGATGTAGCTTCTCTGAACAGACGTATCCAGCTGGTTGAGGAAGAGTTGGATCGTGCTCAGGAGCGTTTGGCAACTGCTCTGCAGAAGCTGGAGGAGGCTGAGAAGGCAGCAGATGAGAGTGAAAG AGGAATGAAGGTCATTGAGAACAGAGCCCAGAAGGATGAGGAGAAAATGGAAATCCAGGAGATCCAGCTTAAAGAGGCCAAGCACATTGCTGAGGAGGCTGACCGCAAGTATGAAGAG GTGGCTCGTAAGCTGGTGATCATTGAGAGCGATCTGGAGCGTGCTGAGGAACGTGCTGAACTCTCAGAAGG CAAATGTGCTGAGCTTGAAGAGGAGTTGAAAACTGTGACCAACAACCTGAAGTCGCTGGAGGCTCAGGCTGAGAAG TACTCACAGAAGGAAGACAAATATGAAGAGGAGATTAAGATCCTGACTGACAAATTGAAGGAG GCTGAGACCCGTGCTGAATTTGCTGAGAGGTCAGTAACCAAGCTGGAGAAGAGCATCGACGACTTAGAAG ACCAACTCTACCAGCAACTTGAGCAAAACAGTCGCCTAACTAATGAACTAAAGTTGGCATTGAATGAGGATTAA
- the TPM1 gene encoding tropomyosin alpha-1 chain isoform X6, translating to MAGLSSLEAVRRKIRSLQQQADSAEEQAGSLQRALDQERALREQAESDVASLNRRIQLVEEELDRAQERLATALQKLEEAEKAADESERGMKVIENRAQKDEEKMEIQEIQLKEAKHIAEEADRKYEEVARKLVIIESDLERAEERAELSEGQVRQLEEQLRIMDQTLKALMAAEDKYSQKEDKYEEEIKILTDKLKEAETRAEFAERSVTKLEKSIDDLEEKVAHAKEENLSMHQMLDQTLLELNNM from the exons ATGGCGGGGCTGAGCTCGCTGGAGGCGGTGCGGAGGAAGATCCGGAGCCTGCAGCAGCAGGCGGACAGCGCCGAGGAGCAGGCGGGCAGCCTGCAGCGGGCCCTGGACCAGGAGCGGGCTCTGCGAGAGCAG GCTGAGAGCGATGTAGCTTCTCTGAACAGACGTATCCAGCTGGTTGAGGAAGAGTTGGATCGTGCTCAGGAGCGTTTGGCAACTGCTCTGCAGAAGCTGGAGGAGGCTGAGAAGGCAGCAGATGAGAGTGAAAG AGGAATGAAGGTCATTGAGAACAGAGCCCAGAAGGATGAGGAGAAAATGGAAATCCAGGAGATCCAGCTTAAAGAGGCCAAGCACATTGCTGAGGAGGCTGACCGCAAGTATGAAGAG GTGGCTCGTAAGCTGGTGATCATTGAGAGCGATCTGGAGCGTGCTGAGGAACGTGCTGAACTCTCAGAAGG CCAAGTCCGACAGCTGGAAGAACAATTAAGAATAATGGATCAAACCTTGAAAGCATTAATGGCTGCAGAGGATAAG TACTCACAGAAGGAAGACAAATATGAAGAGGAGATTAAGATCCTGACTGACAAATTGAAGGAG GCTGAGACCCGTGCTGAATTTGCTGAGAGGTCAGTAACCAAGCTGGAGAAGAGCATCGACGACTTAGAAG AGAAAGTGGCCCATGCCAAAGAAGAAAACCTTAGTATGCATCAGATGCTGGATCAAACTTTACTGGAGTTAAACAACATGTGA
- the TPM1 gene encoding tropomyosin alpha-1 chain isoform X5, with protein MAGLSSLEAVRRKIRSLQQQADSAEEQAGSLQRALDQERALREQAESDVASLNRRIQLVEEELDRAQERLATALQKLEEAEKAADESERGMKVIENRAQKDEEKMEIQEIQLKEAKHIAEEADRKYEEVARKLVIIESDLERAEERAELSEGKCAELEEELKTVTNNLKSLEAQAEKYSQKEDKYEEEIKILTDKLKEAETRAEFAERSVTKLEKSIDDLEEKVAHAKEENLSMHQMLDQTLLELNNM; from the exons ATGGCGGGGCTGAGCTCGCTGGAGGCGGTGCGGAGGAAGATCCGGAGCCTGCAGCAGCAGGCGGACAGCGCCGAGGAGCAGGCGGGCAGCCTGCAGCGGGCCCTGGACCAGGAGCGGGCTCTGCGAGAGCAG GCTGAGAGCGATGTAGCTTCTCTGAACAGACGTATCCAGCTGGTTGAGGAAGAGTTGGATCGTGCTCAGGAGCGTTTGGCAACTGCTCTGCAGAAGCTGGAGGAGGCTGAGAAGGCAGCAGATGAGAGTGAAAG AGGAATGAAGGTCATTGAGAACAGAGCCCAGAAGGATGAGGAGAAAATGGAAATCCAGGAGATCCAGCTTAAAGAGGCCAAGCACATTGCTGAGGAGGCTGACCGCAAGTATGAAGAG GTGGCTCGTAAGCTGGTGATCATTGAGAGCGATCTGGAGCGTGCTGAGGAACGTGCTGAACTCTCAGAAGG CAAATGTGCTGAGCTTGAAGAGGAGTTGAAAACTGTGACCAACAACCTGAAGTCGCTGGAGGCTCAGGCTGAGAAG TACTCACAGAAGGAAGACAAATATGAAGAGGAGATTAAGATCCTGACTGACAAATTGAAGGAG GCTGAGACCCGTGCTGAATTTGCTGAGAGGTCAGTAACCAAGCTGGAGAAGAGCATCGACGACTTAGAAG AGAAAGTGGCCCATGCCAAAGAAGAAAACCTTAGTATGCATCAGATGCTGGATCAAACTTTACTGGAGTTAAACAACATGTGA